In a genomic window of Myxococcus fulvus:
- a CDS encoding FecR family protein: MSRSTSWLMVVTLASSPVLAQSQGAEPCGGVRFNNGRVELGRTLAPQGPETEQCLRHVGQALVARPAIRSVTVAARLPDAERLGGQGLAVAKAAAQVLVAAGVPATRVSVVAPPAVPGQPGQLQLAYVERPAQPRVARVRAAGGSILAGASEDALQPRAVGDSLHTGELFQTAGDASAELELADASRVRVQPDTLLRLGTLELSAQGTRVVRLELLKGSVETVAAPGGEGSVFEVRTRGAVAGVRGTQFRVTAKEDGASRLETLEGKVALGAQGAEVDVGAGQGSRVLPGVAPEAPRALLAAPRLDGPRGGTFATPPTLKWFEVKAAKHYRVELARTADFAAGVRTHEVSGLTLTVPGEHTGKWFWRVLPVDKDDFIGFPSKIHAFELRP, from the coding sequence ATGAGTCGGTCCACTTCCTGGCTGATGGTGGTGACGCTCGCCAGCTCGCCCGTGCTCGCGCAGTCGCAGGGCGCGGAGCCGTGCGGCGGCGTGCGCTTCAACAATGGCCGCGTGGAGCTGGGCCGCACGCTCGCGCCCCAGGGCCCCGAGACGGAGCAGTGCCTGAGGCACGTGGGTCAGGCGCTCGTGGCCCGCCCCGCCATCCGCTCGGTGACGGTGGCCGCCAGGCTGCCCGACGCGGAGCGGCTGGGCGGCCAGGGCCTGGCGGTGGCGAAGGCGGCGGCGCAGGTGCTGGTGGCGGCGGGCGTGCCCGCGACGCGCGTGTCCGTGGTGGCGCCCCCCGCGGTGCCGGGACAGCCGGGACAGCTGCAGCTCGCCTACGTCGAGCGCCCCGCGCAGCCTCGGGTTGCACGCGTGCGCGCGGCGGGGGGAAGCATCCTGGCGGGAGCTTCGGAGGACGCGCTGCAGCCGCGCGCCGTCGGTGACTCGCTCCACACGGGCGAGCTGTTCCAGACGGCCGGTGACGCGAGCGCGGAGCTGGAGCTGGCGGACGCGAGCCGGGTCCGCGTGCAGCCCGACACCCTCTTGCGGCTGGGCACCCTCGAGCTGAGCGCCCAGGGCACGCGCGTGGTCCGCCTGGAGCTGCTGAAGGGCTCGGTGGAGACGGTGGCCGCGCCGGGGGGCGAGGGCTCCGTGTTCGAGGTGCGCACGCGCGGCGCGGTGGCCGGTGTCCGCGGCACGCAGTTCCGCGTGACGGCCAAGGAGGACGGCGCCAGTCGCCTGGAGACGCTCGAGGGCAAGGTGGCGCTCGGCGCGCAGGGGGCGGAGGTCGACGTGGGCGCGGGTCAGGGTTCGCGCGTGCTGCCGGGTGTCGCGCCCGAGGCGCCCCGTGCGCTGCTCGCGGCGCCGCGTCTCGACGGCCCTCGCGGTGGGACGTTCGCCACGCCGCCCACGCTGAAGTGGTTCGAGGTGAAGGCGGCGAAGCACTACCGCGTGGAGCTGGCGCGGACGGCGGACTTCGCCGCGGGCGTGCGGACCCACGAGGTCTCCGGGCTCACGCTGACGGTGCCCGGGGAGCACACGGGCAAGTGGTTCTGGCGCGTGTTGCCGGTGGACAAGGACGACTTCATCGGCTTCCCTTCCAAAATCCATGCGTTCGAACTGAGGCCCTGA
- a CDS encoding CHASE2 domain-containing protein → MNPSPDTPPRGPWLPRPSPGLLRVVAAGVGVALACVTAATGGAPGPLERSLYDQVVSRLLPGVPRSADLVLVEVDDRALMALGERWPLSRATWARAFKALAAQRPAAVAVDVVFDQPGSRDALELGEDVLAALRESGLAEQPAGAALVADLEDRLREQDGDARLAEALGENGAVILGAAALMDEVSMMAPLEDTAAADSVSMPVDRLRLQARGVAGSIAPLRMAAHGSGTLNMLVDADGVIRRYPFAVDVDGRRWPSLALATALKLMPEQSESLLRRASVDQGAPLMRLPSPDWLPRVSLADVLQADPRSVGLDLALRGKTLFVGVTATGLHGQSTLPGQVAVPGVEIHAFALDNLRADRLMRSSGGVALVGLLETVALLWLFGWRCRRVRTLGAVGSTALVLGVLHVALVGWLAADLGWVLPLMPGCLGLGLMLLVDSALRAEELGRQRGALRRLFVRYPQSAPGTSAPPGEGR, encoded by the coding sequence ATGAACCCGAGCCCCGACACGCCTCCGCGAGGCCCCTGGCTTCCCCGCCCCTCTCCGGGGCTGCTTCGCGTGGTGGCGGCGGGAGTCGGCGTGGCGCTGGCGTGCGTGACGGCGGCGACGGGCGGAGCGCCGGGGCCCCTGGAGCGCTCGCTCTATGACCAGGTCGTCAGCCGGCTCCTGCCGGGGGTCCCGCGCAGCGCGGACCTGGTGCTGGTGGAGGTGGATGACCGAGCGCTGATGGCGCTGGGTGAGCGCTGGCCCCTGTCCCGGGCCACGTGGGCGCGGGCCTTCAAGGCCCTGGCGGCCCAGCGTCCGGCGGCGGTGGCGGTGGACGTGGTGTTCGACCAGCCCGGCTCGCGCGACGCGCTGGAGCTGGGCGAGGACGTGCTGGCGGCGCTGCGGGAGTCGGGGCTCGCCGAGCAGCCCGCGGGCGCGGCGCTGGTGGCGGACCTGGAGGACCGGCTGCGCGAGCAGGACGGCGACGCGCGACTGGCGGAGGCGCTCGGGGAGAACGGCGCCGTCATCCTGGGCGCCGCGGCGTTGATGGACGAGGTCTCGATGATGGCGCCGCTCGAGGACACCGCGGCCGCCGATTCGGTGTCGATGCCCGTGGACCGGCTGCGGCTCCAGGCCCGGGGCGTCGCGGGCAGCATCGCCCCGCTGCGGATGGCGGCGCACGGCAGCGGCACCTTGAACATGCTGGTGGACGCGGATGGCGTCATCCGGCGCTATCCGTTCGCCGTCGACGTGGACGGCCGGAGGTGGCCTTCGCTGGCGCTGGCGACGGCGCTCAAGCTGATGCCGGAGCAGTCGGAGTCCCTGCTGCGCCGGGCGAGCGTGGACCAGGGCGCCCCACTGATGCGGCTGCCGTCACCCGACTGGCTGCCGAGGGTGAGCCTGGCGGACGTGCTCCAGGCGGACCCGCGCTCGGTGGGGCTGGACCTGGCGCTGCGGGGCAAGACGCTCTTCGTCGGCGTCACCGCGACGGGGCTGCACGGACAGAGCACGCTGCCCGGACAGGTGGCGGTGCCGGGAGTGGAGATCCACGCCTTCGCGCTGGACAACCTCCGCGCGGACCGGCTGATGCGCTCGTCGGGCGGGGTGGCGCTCGTGGGCCTGCTGGAGACGGTGGCCCTGCTGTGGCTCTTCGGCTGGCGCTGTCGCCGCGTCCGGACGCTGGGGGCGGTGGGGAGCACGGCGCTGGTGCTCGGCGTGCTGCACGTGGCGCTGGTGGGGTGGCTGGCGGCGGACCTGGGCTGGGTGTTGCCGCTGATGCCCGGGTGCCTGGGGTTGGGGTTGATGCTGCTGGTGGACTCGGCGCTCCGGGCGGAGGAGCTGGGCCGTCAGCGTGGCGCCCTGCGCCGGCTCTTCGTGCGCTATCCCCAGTCCGCGCCGGGGACGTCGGCGCCGCCGGGCGAGGGCCGGTAG
- a CDS encoding GGDEF domain-containing response regulator, protein MARYALIAEPDPHRAASLLTLVAGEGLEGVLARDGAEAQEVVRQRSAPALLLTDLALPRVDGFTLLSWLRERQDAGGTQVVVVTAFDELRVRAWQLKEALGIHSLLSRRAPTETVRDTVRRVLAGQRPLPATPTESGPDDEHQRLAHIDALHLVDDGPPEAELQELVTEVAQAFGVPVALLTLVLGDRQWFKAHVGLPHALARDRGTPRDWAFCHHVVMGRESLVVPDATRHPVFKDNPLVRDGIVGSYAGAPLVTPSGEVLGTLCVIDTRPLVLGTEDMAALRELARRVAGDLELRSRARTEARDWSRSRQEPSRSELAALTQVRDAIQALDVATLLVAPGRQPFAGNAALAELLGLSLEGIPKLSFDTFRQHVASLTADPTGHSPLLDLASDTSRGLHLSLTLEHPRPRRIRWVARPFAIPGGMAQLLTLSEPGGVSPRDERERMLRVDALTGLATRRTGEERLLREIGRCRRDGAPCGVLLVDLVGLGRLNLRHGFDAGDTALRDVARHLEPVGAPTGFAVRWEGGTLLVALPGLDAGATEALREHLLSELETFEVHTVAVAVEGEEDPGQMLARAHAALARVKAEHRARSTAG, encoded by the coding sequence ATGGCCCGCTACGCCCTCATCGCCGAGCCCGACCCCCACCGCGCCGCCAGCCTGCTCACCCTCGTCGCGGGGGAAGGGCTCGAGGGCGTCCTGGCCCGGGATGGCGCGGAGGCCCAGGAAGTGGTCCGCCAGCGCAGCGCCCCTGCCCTGCTGCTCACGGACCTGGCCTTGCCGCGCGTGGATGGCTTCACGTTGCTGTCGTGGCTGCGCGAGCGACAGGACGCGGGCGGCACGCAGGTGGTGGTGGTGACGGCGTTCGACGAGCTGCGGGTGCGCGCGTGGCAGCTCAAGGAGGCGCTCGGCATCCACTCGTTGCTCAGCCGACGCGCGCCGACGGAGACGGTGCGGGACACCGTGCGCCGGGTCCTCGCGGGACAGCGTCCCCTGCCCGCCACGCCCACGGAGAGCGGCCCCGACGACGAGCACCAGCGGCTGGCGCACATCGACGCGCTGCATCTGGTGGACGACGGCCCTCCGGAGGCGGAGCTGCAGGAGCTCGTCACGGAGGTGGCGCAGGCCTTCGGCGTGCCCGTGGCGTTGCTGACGTTGGTGCTGGGGGACAGGCAGTGGTTCAAGGCGCACGTGGGGCTGCCGCACGCGCTGGCGAGGGACCGGGGCACGCCCCGCGACTGGGCCTTCTGTCACCACGTGGTGATGGGGCGCGAGTCGTTGGTCGTCCCGGACGCCACGCGGCACCCGGTGTTCAAGGACAACCCCCTGGTGCGCGACGGCATCGTCGGCAGCTACGCGGGCGCGCCGCTGGTGACGCCGAGCGGTGAGGTGCTGGGCACGCTGTGTGTCATCGACACGCGGCCCCTGGTGCTCGGCACCGAGGACATGGCGGCGCTGCGGGAGCTGGCCCGGCGCGTGGCTGGGGACCTGGAGCTGAGGTCCCGGGCGAGGACGGAGGCGAGGGATTGGAGCCGCTCGCGGCAGGAGCCCTCGCGCTCGGAGCTGGCCGCGCTGACGCAGGTGCGGGACGCGATCCAGGCGCTCGACGTGGCCACGCTGCTGGTGGCTCCGGGCCGACAGCCCTTCGCGGGCAACGCCGCGCTGGCGGAGCTGCTGGGGCTCTCGTTGGAGGGCATTCCCAAGCTGAGCTTCGACACCTTCCGGCAGCATGTCGCCAGCCTGACGGCGGACCCGACGGGGCACTCGCCGTTGCTCGACCTGGCGTCGGACACGTCGCGGGGGCTGCACCTGTCGCTGACACTGGAGCATCCACGTCCCCGTCGCATCCGGTGGGTGGCGCGGCCGTTCGCCATCCCGGGCGGCATGGCGCAGCTGCTGACGCTCTCGGAGCCAGGGGGCGTGTCTCCGCGAGACGAGCGCGAGCGGATGCTGCGAGTGGATGCGCTGACGGGACTGGCCACGCGGCGCACGGGAGAGGAGCGCCTGCTGCGCGAGATTGGCCGCTGCCGGAGGGACGGCGCGCCCTGCGGCGTGTTGCTGGTGGACCTGGTGGGGCTCGGTCGGCTCAACCTGCGGCACGGGTTCGACGCGGGCGACACGGCGCTGCGTGATGTGGCGCGACATCTGGAGCCGGTGGGCGCGCCCACGGGCTTCGCGGTGCGATGGGAGGGCGGCACGCTGCTGGTGGCCCTGCCGGGGTTGGACGCGGGTGCCACCGAGGCGCTGCGGGAGCACCTGCTCTCCGAGCTGGAGACGTTCGAGGTCCACACCGTCGCCGTGGCGGTGGAGGGTGAAGAGGACCCGGGGCAGATGCTCGCCAGGGCCCATGCGGCGCTTGCGCGGGTGAAGGCGGAGCATCGCGCCCGGAGCACCGCGGGCTGA
- a CDS encoding aspartyl/asparaginyl beta-hydroxylase domain-containing protein — protein MALSSVPDRLRLPLSFDVSRLQEELARVPAEAWVPHFNTRFYEGEWSGVPLRSVGGMEGRIYPDPTARQAYADTPLLGRHPAFREALAAFQCPIGSARLLKLAARANIREHTDYNLAFEDGEVRIHVPIVTHPEVSFVLSGRRVDMRPGECWYLNFNLPHRVDNSGDTDRVHLVLDCVVDDWLRDVFARATAAEGGVRVA, from the coding sequence ATGGCCCTGTCCTCCGTGCCCGACCGGCTGCGCTTGCCTCTGAGCTTCGACGTGAGCCGTCTCCAGGAGGAGCTGGCGCGCGTGCCCGCGGAGGCATGGGTGCCGCACTTCAACACCCGCTTCTACGAGGGCGAGTGGAGCGGCGTCCCGCTGCGCTCGGTGGGAGGGATGGAGGGGCGCATCTACCCCGACCCCACGGCGCGGCAGGCGTACGCGGACACGCCGTTGCTCGGGCGTCACCCCGCGTTCCGGGAGGCGCTCGCGGCTTTCCAGTGTCCCATCGGCTCGGCGCGGCTGTTGAAGCTCGCGGCCCGCGCGAACATCCGCGAGCACACGGACTACAACCTGGCGTTCGAGGATGGCGAGGTGCGCATCCATGTTCCCATCGTCACGCATCCGGAGGTGAGCTTCGTGCTCTCGGGCCGGCGCGTGGACATGCGGCCCGGGGAGTGCTGGTACCTGAACTTCAACCTGCCCCACCGCGTGGACAACTCCGGGGACACGGACCGCGTGCACCTGGTGCTCGACTGCGTGGTGGATGATTGGCTGCGGGACGTCTTCGCGAGGGCCACGGCAGCGGAAGGCGGCGTCCGTGTCGCTTGA
- a CDS encoding Nif11-like leader peptide family natural product precursor, whose translation MSLEDFERFRVRVLEDGVLQEELRGPKDVPGFIALAIRLGAERGCHFTEAELRELIREERKRWLGTWV comes from the coding sequence GTGTCGCTTGAGGACTTCGAGCGCTTCCGTGTGCGGGTGCTGGAGGACGGGGTGCTCCAGGAAGAGTTGCGCGGACCGAAGGACGTGCCGGGGTTCATCGCGCTCGCCATCCGGTTGGGTGCGGAGCGGGGCTGTCACTTCACGGAGGCGGAGCTTCGCGAGCTGATTCGCGAGGAGCGCAAGCGGTGGCTCGGGACGTGGGTATGA
- a CDS encoding sulfotransferase family protein has translation MSPRLDGWIPARLQVEGEQPWVDWCHLGSQRFTDPFFDETLERRLRHPFPLLFRHRTLMQTLVERQTSHPGLPVRGLVFHMSRCGSTLLAQLLASLPRHIVLSEAAPVDTVLRIHSRLPWVDEARRIEWLRAVVAGLGQKRNPEEQAVFLKLDAWHVLELPLLERAFPGVPWLFSYRDPVEVMASHQKHRGAHMLPGVLEPARVGLGAEQLSELSLEEYGARVLARLCEAGLEGYRARKSPALLLNHRGLQDTAVSRLVELFGLEPNAAESELLAQAADRDAKNPVLQFEDDSKQKAEAVSEASRKLAEKWVRPVYEALEAERLRAEPQ, from the coding sequence ATGAGCCCGAGGCTGGATGGGTGGATACCGGCGCGGCTGCAGGTCGAGGGTGAGCAGCCGTGGGTCGACTGGTGTCATCTGGGGAGCCAGCGCTTCACGGACCCGTTCTTCGACGAGACGCTGGAGCGCAGGCTGCGGCATCCGTTCCCCCTGCTCTTCCGACATCGGACGTTGATGCAGACGCTGGTGGAAAGACAGACGTCGCACCCGGGGTTGCCGGTGCGAGGCCTCGTGTTCCACATGTCCCGCTGTGGGTCCACGCTGCTCGCGCAATTGCTGGCGTCTTTGCCCCGCCACATCGTCCTGTCCGAGGCAGCGCCCGTGGACACGGTGCTGCGCATCCATTCTCGACTCCCGTGGGTGGATGAGGCGCGGCGAATCGAGTGGCTGCGCGCGGTGGTGGCCGGACTGGGGCAGAAGAGGAACCCCGAGGAACAGGCGGTGTTCCTCAAGCTGGATGCGTGGCATGTGCTGGAGCTGCCGTTGCTCGAGCGGGCGTTTCCCGGGGTGCCGTGGCTGTTCTCGTATCGGGACCCGGTGGAGGTCATGGCCTCGCATCAGAAGCATCGCGGCGCGCACATGCTTCCGGGGGTGTTGGAGCCCGCGCGCGTGGGGCTCGGCGCGGAGCAGTTGTCCGAGCTGTCATTGGAGGAGTACGGCGCACGGGTCCTCGCGCGGCTGTGCGAGGCGGGGCTGGAAGGCTATCGCGCGCGGAAGTCACCCGCGTTGTTGCTGAACCACCGGGGGCTCCAGGACACCGCGGTGTCCCGGCTCGTGGAGCTGTTCGGCTTGGAGCCGAACGCCGCCGAGTCGGAACTGCTGGCACAGGCAGCGGACCGTGACGCGAAGAACCCCGTGCTCCAGTTCGAGGACGACTCGAAGCAGAAGGCCGAGGCCGTCAGCGAGGCCTCACGCAAGCTGGCCGAGAAGTGGGTGCGGCCCGTGTACGAGGCGCTGGAGGCAGAGCGACTGCGGGCTGAGCCTCAGTAG
- a CDS encoding class I SAM-dependent methyltransferase — protein sequence MADTNESLGLAAYSTFAERYATFAQTKPHNALYERPATMALLGEVAGLRVLDAGCGPGFCSEKFARGGATVHAFDVTPEMIPLARERCAGLPVEVRTGDLSAPLDWLASESFDRIICSLALDYVRHLAPVFGEFRRVARPGALLVFSMGHPMRDWNDVRCRGDGTYFDTTRFGMYWSGFGEPKPYVQGYRRPLADILNALAETGWMLDRVVEPKPHDDMKVADPRLFEELSQAPGFICIRARCLPGVTT from the coding sequence ATGGCAGACACGAACGAGTCGCTCGGCCTCGCCGCGTATTCGACGTTCGCGGAGCGGTACGCGACCTTCGCCCAGACGAAGCCACACAACGCGCTCTATGAACGGCCGGCGACGATGGCGCTGCTCGGGGAGGTCGCCGGGCTGCGCGTGCTCGACGCCGGCTGTGGACCGGGCTTCTGCAGCGAGAAGTTCGCGCGCGGTGGCGCCACCGTGCATGCCTTCGACGTGACGCCGGAGATGATTCCCCTCGCCCGCGAGCGCTGCGCGGGCCTCCCGGTGGAAGTGAGGACAGGAGACCTGTCCGCGCCGCTCGACTGGCTGGCCTCGGAGTCCTTCGACCGGATCATCTGCTCGCTCGCGCTCGACTACGTGCGCCACCTGGCCCCGGTGTTCGGCGAGTTCCGCCGCGTCGCGCGGCCCGGCGCGCTGCTCGTGTTCTCCATGGGCCACCCGATGCGCGACTGGAACGACGTGCGCTGTCGCGGCGACGGGACCTACTTCGACACCACGCGCTTCGGGATGTACTGGTCCGGCTTCGGAGAACCCAAGCCCTACGTGCAGGGCTATCGTCGCCCGCTCGCGGACATCCTGAACGCGCTGGCGGAGACAGGCTGGATGCTCGACCGGGTCGTCGAGCCCAAACCGCACGACGACATGAAGGTCGCGGACCCCCGCCTGTTCGAGGAGCTGTCACAGGCCCCTGGCTTCATCTGCATCCGAGCCCGTTGCCTCCCCGGGGTGACGACATGA
- a CDS encoding ribokinase, with protein MAARRQADILVVGGISTDFLVQGPRLPRQGQNVEGHLFLESLGGKGANASVAAARLGARATLVGRVGADARGLGLLEQLEGEGVDTLAVTRDPGASTGVVLEMVDESGHRQSLSAEGANRRMRVPDVLAAEERISRADVLLVQLEVPLEVVVAAVHVARAAGTHVVLDPAPPTALPEELLEAVHVIRLNDLEAEVLTGVEVVDRASARQAAENLLRRGVGSAVVAAPQGNLLLGSEGELWLPNLPVDWVDTTGAGDAFSAALCVALGERRSLSDAARFAHATSALATMRLGALSGLPNREQVESFMARLAMSALSGESARW; from the coding sequence ATGGCTGCGCGTCGACAGGCGGACATCCTGGTGGTCGGTGGAATCAGCACGGACTTCCTGGTCCAGGGGCCTCGGCTCCCGAGGCAGGGGCAGAACGTGGAGGGGCATCTGTTCCTGGAGAGCCTGGGAGGAAAGGGCGCCAACGCGTCCGTGGCCGCCGCGCGCCTGGGGGCCCGGGCGACGCTGGTGGGGCGGGTGGGCGCGGATGCCCGGGGGCTCGGGCTCCTGGAGCAGCTGGAGGGCGAGGGCGTGGACACGCTCGCCGTGACCAGGGACCCGGGCGCGAGCACGGGCGTCGTGCTGGAGATGGTGGATGAATCCGGGCACCGGCAGAGCCTGTCCGCGGAAGGCGCCAACCGACGGATGCGAGTCCCCGACGTGCTCGCCGCCGAGGAGCGAATCTCCCGAGCGGATGTCCTGCTGGTGCAACTGGAGGTGCCGCTCGAGGTCGTCGTCGCGGCGGTCCATGTCGCGCGGGCCGCGGGGACGCATGTGGTGTTGGACCCGGCGCCGCCCACGGCGCTGCCCGAGGAGCTGCTCGAGGCGGTGCATGTCATCCGGCTCAATGACCTGGAGGCGGAGGTGCTGACGGGCGTCGAGGTGGTGGACCGCGCATCCGCGCGTCAGGCGGCGGAGAACCTGTTGCGTCGGGGCGTCGGCTCCGCGGTGGTCGCCGCGCCGCAGGGCAACCTGCTCCTCGGGTCCGAGGGGGAGCTGTGGTTGCCCAATCTCCCCGTGGACTGGGTGGATACCACGGGGGCGGGGGATGCCTTCTCCGCGGCCCTATGTGTGGCATTGGGTGAGCGGCGCTCTTTATCCGACGCGGCCCGCTTCGCGCACGCCACGTCGGCCCTGGCCACGATGCGACTGGGGGCGCTCTCGGGGTTGCCGAACCGAGAGCAGGTCGAGTCCTTCATGGCGCGGCTGGCGATGTCGGCGCTGTCGGGCGAGTCAGCCCGGTGGTGA
- a CDS encoding TetR/AcrR family transcriptional regulator, which produces MTHSGRKPDEGERYKAILETAARLICERGYEGTSMQEIAAACRMTKAGLYHHIQNKEQLLFAIMNYGMDLFEEQVLSRVQDIADPVERLRACMRHNILLVTRGWSKEVIIILHEHATLTGEARAFIDSRKKRYVDFLEEAFSQAAQQGRIRPVDPTIGAFSFLGMVLWVYKWFKPDGRLSDEQIADGMVELLFPPIVAAAVDGQPGVSSLRMVPRAAASGSGSGGSGTEGT; this is translated from the coding sequence GTGACGCATAGCGGACGGAAGCCGGATGAAGGCGAGCGCTACAAGGCCATCCTGGAGACGGCGGCGCGGCTCATCTGCGAGCGCGGCTACGAAGGCACCTCGATGCAGGAGATCGCCGCCGCGTGCCGGATGACGAAGGCGGGGCTCTACCACCACATCCAGAACAAGGAGCAGCTGCTCTTCGCCATCATGAACTACGGGATGGACCTGTTCGAGGAGCAGGTCCTCTCGCGCGTGCAGGACATCGCGGACCCGGTGGAGCGGCTGCGCGCGTGCATGCGCCACAACATCCTGCTGGTGACGCGCGGGTGGAGCAAGGAGGTCATCATCATCCTCCACGAGCACGCCACGCTCACCGGCGAGGCGCGCGCGTTCATCGACAGCCGCAAGAAGCGCTATGTCGACTTCCTGGAGGAGGCCTTCTCGCAGGCCGCGCAGCAGGGGCGCATCCGGCCCGTGGACCCGACCATCGGCGCGTTCTCGTTCCTGGGCATGGTGTTGTGGGTCTACAAGTGGTTCAAGCCCGACGGCCGTCTCTCGGATGAGCAGATCGCCGACGGCATGGTGGAGCTGCTCTTCCCGCCCATCGTCGCCGCCGCCGTGGATGGGCAGCCCGGGGTGTCCTCGCTGCGCATGGTGCCTCGCGCCGCGGCGTCGGGCTCCGGCTCCGGTGGCTCCGGAACGGAGGGGACGTGA
- a CDS encoding CoA transferase subunit A has product MKTARWCSLEDAVASIPDGASLATGGFMLGRAPMALVMELIAQERRGLRLISLPNPLPAELLVAGGCLAHLDIAFGALSLEGRVRPMPCIKRGIEQGTLSWREHDGYRVVQRLRAASMGLPFIPAPDADVSGLARAEPPRTVVDPFTGESVPVEPAYFPDVALIHARAADERGNLYMEDPTTDLLVAGAARRVIATVEERVTKLPRATIPGFQVDRIVLAPGGALPTGCAGLYPHDDAMLARYLSLAETGQEAEFLASLKTRRAA; this is encoded by the coding sequence GTGAAGACCGCGCGCTGGTGCTCGCTGGAGGACGCCGTCGCGTCCATCCCCGACGGCGCGTCGCTGGCCACGGGCGGCTTCATGCTCGGCCGCGCGCCCATGGCGCTGGTGATGGAGCTCATCGCCCAGGAGCGCCGGGGCCTGCGCCTCATCTCGCTGCCCAACCCGCTGCCCGCGGAGCTGCTCGTCGCGGGCGGCTGTCTGGCCCACCTGGACATCGCCTTCGGCGCGCTGAGCCTGGAGGGCCGAGTGCGCCCCATGCCCTGTATCAAGCGGGGAATCGAACAGGGCACCCTGTCGTGGCGCGAGCATGATGGCTACCGCGTCGTCCAGCGCCTGCGCGCCGCCTCCATGGGCCTGCCCTTCATCCCCGCGCCGGACGCGGATGTGTCGGGCCTGGCGCGAGCGGAGCCGCCGCGCACCGTGGTGGACCCGTTCACCGGCGAGAGCGTCCCGGTGGAGCCCGCGTACTTCCCGGACGTGGCGCTGATTCACGCGCGCGCCGCGGACGAGCGCGGCAACCTGTACATGGAAGACCCCACCACGGACCTGCTGGTCGCGGGCGCCGCGCGCCGCGTGATTGCGACGGTGGAGGAGCGCGTGACGAAGCTGCCCCGCGCCACCATCCCTGGCTTCCAGGTGGACCGCATCGTCCTGGCTCCCGGCGGCGCGCTGCCCACCGGCTGCGCGGGGCTGTATCCCCACGACGACGCGATGCTCGCGCGCTACCTGTCGCTCGCCGAGACGGGCCAGGAGGCGGAGTTCCTCGCCTCGCTGAAGACGCGGAGGGCGGCATGA
- a CDS encoding CoA-transferase subunit beta, whose amino-acid sequence MSAALDVTPAETVVSLLARQIEDGAVVATGVASPLAILAIAVARATHAPDLTYLACVGSLDPDISSLLPSSEDLGYLEGRSAEITIPDLFDHARRGRVDTVFFGAAEVDATGSTNMTASGSLERPRTKFPGVAGAATLRQWVHRPVLLVPRQSRRNLVPEVQVATTRDPRRDVRLISDLGVFELGASGARLTARHPWASTEDIAERTGFDFTVDDSLAITSLPDARTVAAIRALDPRGLRDQLVGR is encoded by the coding sequence ATGAGCGCTGCCCTGGATGTCACCCCCGCGGAGACCGTGGTCTCCCTGCTCGCGCGACAGATTGAGGACGGCGCCGTGGTGGCCACGGGCGTCGCCTCGCCGCTGGCCATCCTCGCCATCGCCGTGGCCCGGGCCACGCACGCGCCGGACCTGACGTACCTGGCCTGCGTGGGCTCGTTGGACCCGGACATCTCCTCGCTGCTCCCCTCCTCCGAGGACCTGGGCTACCTGGAGGGACGCTCGGCGGAGATCACCATCCCCGACCTGTTCGACCACGCGCGCCGGGGCCGGGTGGACACCGTCTTCTTCGGCGCCGCCGAGGTCGATGCCACCGGCAGCACCAACATGACGGCGAGCGGCAGCCTGGAGCGCCCGCGCACCAAGTTCCCCGGCGTGGCCGGCGCCGCGACGCTGCGCCAGTGGGTCCACCGCCCCGTGCTGCTGGTGCCGCGCCAGTCGCGCCGCAACCTGGTGCCCGAGGTGCAGGTGGCCACCACCAGAGACCCGCGCCGCGACGTGCGGCTCATCTCCGATTTGGGCGTCTTCGAGCTGGGCGCCTCCGGTGCGCGGCTGACGGCGCGCCACCCGTGGGCCTCGACCGAGGACATCGCCGAGCGCACGGGCTTCGACTTCACGGTGGACGACTCGCTCGCCATCACCTCGCTGCCGGACGCGCGCACCGTCGCCGCCATCCGCGCGTTGGACCCTCGCGGCCTGCGAGACCAGCTCGTCGGTCGCTGA